CCAAGCTTTCAAAGCTGGCAAGGTTGTTCGTGCTTTGCGAAAGCTGGGAATCAGCGATAAAAGCAACGCCATCAGCTCTCTGTAATACAGCCTTACGTGTGGCGTCATGTCTTACTTGGCCTGGAACTGTGTAAACTTTGACTTTTATTTTTAACCCGCTGGGTGCAACAATGAAAAAAGGCAGAAGATCAAAATAGATTGTTCTATCGTCAGTTGTATCCAAGACCATCAGATCTCCTCGACCTTCATGTTTTAACAATTCATGCAATTGAAGAAGATTGGTTGTTTTCCCAGACATGGCAGGGCCATAATAAACGAGTTTCAGAACCATGCGCCGCTCTTTTTCATTAAATTCAATCATGATGGGAATCCTGTTCCTTGAATCAAGAAGTTGAGTCTGTAGATTACAAAAGTAAATACTCATTGAGAAACGAAAACAAACACTCCCCCCTCGGGAGGATCTACACTGTAATATCGCTTCAGAGCGTGTATTTTAGCCTCATCCAATGTCGCCCCCTTGTTTAGAAGCAAAAGCCCCGTGCCGCTTATCACTTCTCTGGCCAGGACCATGCCTGTACATAAGTCTTTTGGTGAAATTTCTTGCACAACCATCGAACGATCTGTAAGACCAATATAATAACTAGTGGATACTTCCTGAACTGTTGGCAGCAGCTCTGGATCAAAAAAGCTTTCTGCTTTCTCCTTTAGGCTTTTCATTATTGATTCGATTGAAACCGAAGCATCCATTCTTGAGATAGTCGTATCCACGAAATCTGCAATGGCGATTATACGTGCTCCAATCGGTATGTCCTTCCCGGATAGCCCATCTGGAAATCCTGTTCCATCATAGAGTTCATGATGGTGACGAATTATCTGGCCTGCTGAGCGTAAACCTTCGACCACATCAACAACTGCCTGTCCCCGCACCGGATGCCGGGCATACTCTGCACGCTCCTCATCATCAAGCAACTCATACCGCATTCTTAGTATGCCTGGTTCTATACCTATTTTCCCTATATCATGCAAAAGTGCAGCGACTCTTATAGTTTCGATTTCGTCTTCTGTTAACTGTAATTTGCGAGCGGACTCTTCGGCAACAGCGGAAACATTGTTAGAATGATTCTTTGCCAGTGAATCTAAAAGGCCGATAACGCTGGAAAAGGCAAGAATGGTATTCTGCCAGTTCCTGGTGGCAATCTCGCCACTCAGGCGCAATTCCTCCATCTGCTGCCTGATCCGGGTCGTCTGTTCCATTACGCGGCTCTTCAGCCCGTTGTTCCACTCGTGCAGCTCGGCATTCTGCTGCTGTACCAGTGCGGAAAGGCGCTTGTTCTCCATGGTCATCCGGTAGCGCTGGACGCCTTCTGTCAGGGTCTGCACAAGCATGCCGTCATCCCACGGTTTGGTGATGTAGCAAGAAGCCCCACCCTTGTTGATTGCGTCCATGGTGGCATTGATGTCGGCATAACCGGTCAATACCATGCGTATCGCTTCCGGAGCCAGGCTCTTTGCCTGTTGCAGGAATTCCGCTCCCGTCATTCCCGGCATTCGCTGGTCAGAAAGGATCAACGCCACATCCGGGTGCGCCTGCAGAACGCTGAGCCCTTCGCTTCCCGAGCCGGCAGTCAGTACATTGATGTCGTTCTCCTCCATCAGCAGGCGGACAATGGCCCGGAGGATGTTTTCTTCGTCGTCGACGACAAGTATGGTGCTTGTGGTTTGGGCTACCATTGTTCTTTATCCTTCTGAGCCTGTTTTTTCCGTGTCCAATGTTTGGAAAAACATGTCTACCAGCCGTCCTTCCAGGTGGTTTCCTCGCATATCTCCCATGAGCTTGTGCGCCTTTGCGAAACTCATGGCAGGCTTATAAGGTCGATCCGTAGTCAGGGCGTCGAAAACGTCGGCAACGGCCACTATCCGTGCCTCCAGAGGGATCGAGACCCCTTTCAGACCGAAGGGATACCCGGTTCCATCGAAGCGCTCATGGTGATGGCGGATAATGTTGATCAAAGTAGGAGATAAGTTGGCCTGCTGGGCCACGTTGGCTCCCCACTCGGGATGCTTCCTGACAACGATCATTTCCTGCTCCGAAAGCATGCAGGTAGAATTGAGGATTGTCTCCGGCACGCCGATCTTGCCGCAGTCGTGCAGCCAGCTGCCGTAACGAATCTCCCGGGATGTGGTCGAGGGAAGCTTCAAAAGCTCGCATATCCTTAAAGCGTGGTCGGCAACGCGGTTACAGTGCCCGCGGGTGTAATGGTCTTTCAGCTCGATGGTCTCGGCCAGAGAATGGAGAACACCTTCATCATGTTGTCTGAGGGCGTCCCAGATACGGAAACGGGCAACCCCTTCGCTGACCGCCTGGTATAGCTCCTCATTTCGCCAGGGCTTGACGATGAATCTGAAGACCTCGCCACTGTTGATCGCCTGCAGCGCCGTATCCAGATCGGCATGGGCTGTCAGCAGACATTTGACGGTCTCCGGTGATTCCTCCTTGATCCGTGTCAACAGTTCGATTCCTTTCATTTCAGGCATCATATTGTCCGAAACGATAACGGCAAACTTTTTACTGCGACACAGTTCCAGTGCCTCTATTGGGCTACGGGTGAAAACGGTTTCCAGGCCGCTTTCCGAGAAAACCCGCTGCAGGGCGTTGAGCACATGTTGTTCATCATCAACAAAAAGGATAGGTTCGCTCATACTGAAGACTCTCCTGTCAGGACTATGACGATGGCAGGTGTTGCACCCTGATCCAATGCGGTCGCATCAGCCTGCAACGTCCTGCCGTCGGCGGCAATGCCGGTCCAGCTTTTCTCTCCGGCCAAAACCCGGCCGATAAACCCGCAGATATCAGCAGGGAGTACATGGGCCATGGGCCGACTCAGGCATTCGTCCCTATCCCTCCCCAGCAGCAGGGCGGCAGCAGTGTTCATTTGCATGACCGTATCGGCGAGGACCGACAGCACGCCGAAGGGAAGGCTGTCCAATATTATGAAAGGATCAAGGCCGTGGGGGCCACCCGCCACCAAAACTTGCTGTTGATCAACGGCACCGCTCAAAAGCTCCAGAGCCAGGGACTTGACAT
This region of Geotalea daltonii FRC-32 genomic DNA includes:
- a CDS encoding GTP-binding protein, giving the protein MIEFNEKERRMVLKLVYYGPAMSGKTTNLLQLHELLKHEGRGDLMVLDTTDDRTIYFDLLPFFIVAPSGLKIKVKVYTVPGQVRHDATRKAVLQRADGVAFIADSQLSQSTNNLASFESLENNLALVGLDVDSVPLVIQFNKRDLSAIVAEEDILHTWEPTGIPVTMAAAIKGLGVVETFSLLVERLYDRIDDRYRIASDHGLDKRAFVNRMVNVAEQEGD
- a CDS encoding HD domain-containing phosphohydrolase — its product is MVAQTTSTILVVDDEENILRAIVRLLMEENDINVLTAGSGSEGLSVLQAHPDVALILSDQRMPGMTGAEFLQQAKSLAPEAIRMVLTGYADINATMDAINKGGASCYITKPWDDGMLVQTLTEGVQRYRMTMENKRLSALVQQQNAELHEWNNGLKSRVMEQTTRIRQQMEELRLSGEIATRNWQNTILAFSSVIGLLDSLAKNHSNNVSAVAEESARKLQLTEDEIETIRVAALLHDIGKIGIEPGILRMRYELLDDEERAEYARHPVRGQAVVDVVEGLRSAGQIIRHHHELYDGTGFPDGLSGKDIPIGARIIAIADFVDTTISRMDASVSIESIMKSLKEKAESFFDPELLPTVQEVSTSYYIGLTDRSMVVQEISPKDLCTGMVLAREVISGTGLLLLNKGATLDEAKIHALKRYYSVDPPEGGVFVFVSQ
- a CDS encoding HD domain-containing phosphohydrolase — encoded protein: MSEPILFVDDEQHVLNALQRVFSESGLETVFTRSPIEALELCRSKKFAVIVSDNMMPEMKGIELLTRIKEESPETVKCLLTAHADLDTALQAINSGEVFRFIVKPWRNEELYQAVSEGVARFRIWDALRQHDEGVLHSLAETIELKDHYTRGHCNRVADHALRICELLKLPSTTSREIRYGSWLHDCGKIGVPETILNSTCMLSEQEMIVVRKHPEWGANVAQQANLSPTLINIIRHHHERFDGTGYPFGLKGVSIPLEARIVAVADVFDALTTDRPYKPAMSFAKAHKLMGDMRGNHLEGRLVDMFFQTLDTEKTGSEG